The Nocardioides salarius genome includes a region encoding these proteins:
- a CDS encoding helix-turn-helix domain-containing protein — translation MQWSLRLRAAERGIWKSAELRRMLADAGLEISAGKMSSWWAGTPPTMRLEELDVLCAVLECTPNDLMKTEPDKVAARRPRNTDAANGNGGNGHGDPNGNGGTPPAVTPRLGKPRSTPPL, via the coding sequence ATGCAGTGGAGCCTGCGGCTTCGGGCCGCCGAACGAGGGATCTGGAAGTCCGCAGAGCTGCGGCGGATGCTGGCAGATGCCGGGCTCGAGATCTCCGCCGGGAAGATGTCGTCGTGGTGGGCCGGGACCCCGCCGACGATGCGCCTCGAAGAGCTCGACGTGCTCTGCGCCGTGCTCGAATGCACCCCGAACGACCTGATGAAAACCGAGCCGGACAAGGTCGCCGCGCGGCGTCCCCGCAACACCGACGCAGCCAACGGCAACGGCGGAAACGGCCATGGCGATCCGAACGGCAACGGCGGCACGCCACCGGCGGTCACACCGCGGCTCGGCAAGCCCCGCTCGACCCCACCGCTGTAG